The Ignavibacteriales bacterium genome segment CCAGCATAGAACCGATCGATGCTCCTCCAATGATGACGAACTCATTGTATTGGAGAAGAACCCCGAGCGGTCCTCCATGCATCGTGAACCCGATAAGAACCGACGCAAGAACAACAACACATCCGATAATCACAAACATGGCTCACTCCGTTGACCAGCATCACCGAAGGGGCGCGAGTCCCGCACTCAAATCGGGCCTCCGTCCCCTTCTATGACTGTTTGTCTTGTTTGACGTTTTTCGATCGTAACACCAGTGCTGCCTTCGACACCGAGACTTTCTCCGATTTCGAAGCCTGCAGATTTTCTTTCTGGATCAGGTCGTAAAGTTCCGAACGATAGACTTTGACTTCTTTTGGCGCTTCAATCCCAATCTTCACCTGTCCTTCGTGGATGCCCAATATCTTGATCGTGACCGAGTCGCCGATCCTGATGGCTTCTTCGATTTTCCGGCTGAGGATGAGCATGGATCATCCCTCCACAAGTACTGATTGATGAGAGAACAGCGGATGACGGGCAGAGAGAGACTCGTCATCGAGAATGAGCTGGCGTCCTTGCCGCGAGGTGTTCTCGACCACGACAGGACTCCGGAGGTTCGTCGTCGACGCCTCCAATGGATCCTTCAGCGCCACCATGAGAAATACAGTGACATCGAGATCCTTGAAGAGGCTCGACTGGTACGTGCTGACGATCAGCGCCGGGTCGATCATTGCGAAACTGAGGTCCTCATCCTCGAGCGAGACAAGCCACCGGAAGGGTTCACTTTCCTCGTCGTTGACGATGAGGTAGCGCTTGAGTTCCT includes the following:
- the csrA gene encoding carbon storage regulator CsrA, with protein sequence MLILSRKIEEAIRIGDSVTIKILGIHEGQVKIGIEAPKEVKVYRSELYDLIQKENLQASKSEKVSVSKAALVLRSKNVKQDKQS
- the fliW gene encoding flagellar assembly protein FliW; translated protein: MKFTNRQFGEVEYDEKHVIEFQEGIIGFEELKRYLIVNDEESEPFRWLVSLEDEDLSFAMIDPALIVSTYQSSLFKDLDVTVFLMVALKDPLEASTTNLRSPVVVENTSRQGRQLILDDESLSARHPLFSHQSVLVEG